The following coding sequences lie in one Rickettsiella endosymbiont of Rhagonycha lignosa genomic window:
- a CDS encoding DUF333 domain-containing protein, giving the protein MKKWLIIFPFLLMNVAAFSMPNPASIYCVHHSGRLEMMNESSGVTGVCVFHDRSYCEEWSYLRGVCKPSQFYLPEKRWGTKYCLTQLPNKNLIIYLCKA; this is encoded by the coding sequence ATGAAAAAATGGTTAATTATATTTCCCTTCTTATTAATGAATGTCGCAGCTTTTTCGATGCCTAACCCAGCTTCTATTTATTGTGTTCATCACAGCGGTCGGTTGGAAATGATGAATGAATCATCGGGTGTAACGGGCGTTTGCGTATTTCATGATCGAAGTTATTGCGAAGAATGGAGTTACCTTAGAGGAGTTTGTAAACCGAGTCAATTTTATTTACCTGAAAAACGATGGGGAACAAAATATTGTCTTACACAATTACCGAACAAAAATTTAATTATTTATTTATGTAAAGCTTAA
- the lipB gene encoding lipoyl(octanoyl) transferase LipB, which yields MLDQQLIVRPLQQGDYNTIAQAMRVFTEARNPETPDEIWFIEHAPVYTLGQAGKLEHILNPGNIPIEKTDRGGQVTYHGPGQLVIYPLLNLRRLNLGVRELVSLLENTIINLLATYAINAEAKKEAPGVYVNSAKIASIGLRIRRGYCYHGLAFNIAMDLNPFAGINPCGMSRLTITQLSDLGGPTDLNRVTADFIKQFQQEIGIYQC from the coding sequence ATGTTAGATCAGCAACTCATCGTACGACCTTTACAGCAGGGCGACTATAATACAATAGCCCAAGCCATGCGTGTTTTTACCGAAGCGCGGAATCCTGAAACTCCAGATGAAATTTGGTTCATTGAACACGCCCCCGTTTACACCCTAGGTCAAGCAGGTAAACTGGAACATATCCTTAATCCCGGGAATATTCCCATCGAAAAAACCGATCGGGGTGGGCAAGTAACCTATCATGGTCCTGGTCAGTTGGTTATTTACCCACTTCTAAACCTTCGCCGTCTTAATCTAGGTGTGCGTGAGTTAGTTTCTCTTCTAGAAAACACAATCATTAATTTATTAGCAACGTACGCTATAAATGCTGAAGCAAAAAAAGAAGCTCCGGGTGTTTATGTCAACTCTGCTAAAATTGCTTCTATTGGCCTACGCATTCGACGGGGTTATTGTTATCATGGCCTAGCGTTCAATATAGCCATGGATCTTAATCCTTTTGCAGGAATTAATCCCTGTGGCATGAGTCGGCTTACGATCACTCAACTTTCAGATTTAGGGGGACCCACTGATCTTAATAGAGTAACAGCTGACTTTATCAAGCAGTTTCAACAAGAAATTGGGATTTATCAATGTTAA
- a CDS encoding GspH/FimT family pseudopilin, protein MCKKTIGPRKYRTKPLIRSCKNSLYELGFSLVELLFTIALSSILLTLAFPVYKHLALELRLFILTERVRSTLDYARSEAIRHQNVITICKSKDGKNCSGRWKDGWIVLINKSSSSIENGSLLYVYPALSYWDFLEWHGFRSDNYLQMYPNGSSQNGSFIVCVSAFSQKIARLIKISQTGRVRIDRENTKNLKCNG, encoded by the coding sequence ATGTGTAAAAAAACAATTGGACCTAGAAAGTATCGAACAAAACCGTTAATTAGGTCCTGTAAAAATAGTTTGTATGAATTGGGTTTTAGCCTGGTTGAGTTATTATTTACCATTGCATTAAGCAGTATTTTGTTAACTCTAGCATTTCCAGTCTATAAACATTTAGCTCTTGAACTCCGTTTATTTATTTTAACTGAACGAGTCCGTTCCACTCTAGATTATGCTCGGAGTGAAGCAATTAGGCATCAGAATGTGATAACAATATGTAAGAGTAAAGATGGGAAAAACTGTTCAGGGCGTTGGAAGGATGGTTGGATCGTTTTAATAAATAAAAGTTCTTCTTCAATTGAAAATGGAAGTTTATTATATGTTTATCCTGCTTTGAGTTATTGGGATTTTTTAGAATGGCATGGATTTCGCTCAGACAATTATTTACAGATGTATCCAAATGGCTCTAGCCAAAATGGCAGTTTTATCGTTTGCGTTAGTGCATTCTCACAGAAAATAGCTAGATTAATTAAAATAAGTCAAAC
- the lipA gene encoding lipoyl synthase: protein MELKTPDPRQKQRGAEKMARIPIKIEPTIPLRKPDWIRIKLPTTAAVDQLKTMLRENRLHTVCEEASCPNLSECFSHGTATFMIMGDKCTRRCTFCDVGHGRPDPLDPDEPKNLAKTVKQMGLRYVVITSVDRDDLRDGGAAHFTACLQALRQSCPNLTIEVLVPDFRGRMNIALDAITPELPDVFNHNIETVPRLYKQARPGSDYNWSLQLLFEFKNRFPDIPTKSGLMLGLGETLEEVREVMQDLRKHQVDMITIGQYLAPSRHHFPVARYVTPQEFQDLGHLAKKMGFIRVASGPLVRSSYHADKQAAGENVA, encoded by the coding sequence ATGGAATTAAAAACACCGGATCCTAGACAAAAACAACGCGGAGCTGAAAAAATGGCTCGCATTCCAATAAAAATTGAGCCTACTATCCCATTACGTAAACCGGATTGGATTCGCATCAAATTACCGACAACAGCTGCTGTAGATCAACTTAAAACCATGTTACGGGAAAATCGCCTTCACACGGTATGTGAAGAAGCTTCTTGTCCAAATTTAAGCGAATGTTTTAGTCATGGCACGGCTACCTTTATGATTATGGGAGACAAATGTACTCGTCGATGTACATTTTGTGATGTTGGTCATGGACGGCCTGATCCACTCGATCCAGATGAACCAAAAAATCTAGCAAAGACAGTAAAACAAATGGGACTTCGCTATGTTGTTATTACTTCTGTCGATCGAGATGATCTACGTGATGGAGGAGCAGCTCACTTTACTGCATGTTTACAAGCCTTACGTCAAAGTTGTCCTAACTTGACCATAGAGGTGCTTGTGCCCGATTTTCGAGGCCGTATGAATATTGCTTTAGATGCAATCACACCTGAATTACCTGATGTGTTTAATCATAATATCGAAACAGTACCACGTTTATATAAACAAGCTCGCCCAGGTTCAGATTATAATTGGTCACTACAATTATTATTCGAATTTAAGAATCGCTTCCCAGACATACCTACCAAATCAGGACTTATGTTAGGGCTAGGAGAAACCTTGGAAGAGGTTAGAGAAGTCATGCAAGATCTACGTAAACATCAGGTGGATATGATCACCATCGGTCAATATCTCGCACCTAGTCGTCATCATTTTCCTGTTGCACGTTATGTGACTCCCCAAGAATTCCAAGATCTTGGCCATTTAGCAAAAAAAATGGGATTTATTCGTGTAGCGAGTGGACCGCTAGTCCGCTCTTCATATCATGCCGATAAACAAGCGGCTGGAGAAAATGTAGCCTAA
- a CDS encoding uracil-DNA glycosylase → MLDKEKHLHYFKKMEIPLWILRENGNKLSKETVKDNSMPRKSEMTREQKISALDWQALRLAVNNCKSCNLYKTRSNPVFGVGNSDADLLVIGEAPGANEDKQGEPFVGRGGQLLTNMLSSIGFERGDYYIANILKSRPPNNRDPSLEEVKACTPYLLRQISLIKPKLILAVGRIAAHYLLSTDASMANLRGNLFHFGEKKIPLLVTYHPAYLLRSPREKRKAWQDMQCVKKQLDLESIEQNR, encoded by the coding sequence ATGTTAGATAAAGAAAAACATCTACATTATTTTAAAAAAATGGAAATTCCTCTTTGGATCTTGCGTGAGAATGGCAATAAACTTTCTAAGGAAACAGTTAAGGACAATAGTATGCCCAGAAAATCGGAAATGACTCGCGAACAAAAAATCTCGGCACTGGATTGGCAAGCATTAAGGTTGGCAGTAAATAACTGCAAATCCTGTAATCTTTATAAAACACGTAGTAATCCTGTATTTGGAGTGGGAAATTCTGATGCCGATTTATTGGTCATTGGAGAAGCCCCAGGAGCGAATGAGGATAAACAAGGAGAACCTTTTGTAGGTCGGGGGGGGCAATTATTGACAAATATGTTGTCTTCGATCGGTTTTGAACGAGGGGATTACTATATTGCAAATATTTTAAAATCACGCCCACCCAATAATCGTGATCCCTCTTTGGAAGAAGTAAAGGCGTGCACACCTTATTTACTGCGGCAAATTAGTTTAATTAAGCCAAAATTAATTTTAGCAGTTGGTCGAATTGCTGCACATTATTTATTATCAACAGACGCATCAATGGCGAATTTACGCGGAAATTTGTTTCATTTTGGGGAAAAAAAAATTCCCTTGTTAGTTACTTACCATCCCGCTTATTTACTTCGTTCTCCACGCGAAAAACGGAAAGCTTGGCAAGATATGCAATGTGTAAAAAAACAATTGGACCTAGAAAGTATCGAACAAAACCGTTAA